From the Clupea harengus chromosome 15, Ch_v2.0.2, whole genome shotgun sequence genome, one window contains:
- the LOC105901157 gene encoding trace amine-associated receptor 1-like, giving the protein MEGKNQTYPDNTDPVPLCYESVNGSCPKFTYPVAIRLPLYIFFGATVVITVMGNLLVIITVAHFKQLHTPTNYLIQSLAMADLLVGAFLMPPCMVRSVETCWYLGHFYCKIHSSIDVMLCNASILNLSFIAIDRYYAIGHPLGYQTTITPSVTAIMIFISWSVPALVGFGMIFLELNIMGFEEFYYNNFYCEGACILFQGGLSGALSSILSFYIPGVIMLCIYAKIYLIAQKQARSIQDKHNINGSSGKNPSAASKMERKATRTLAIIMGVFLALWLPFFVCNIIDPFIGYSIPPLVFDMVVWIGYLNSTCNPIVYALFYSWFRNAFKMILFGNVFRQNSSSLNLLSE; this is encoded by the coding sequence ATGGAAGGGAAAAACCAAACCTATCCTGACAACACTGATCCAGTTCCTCTGTGCTATGAATCTGTGAATGGCTCCTGTCCAAAGTTCACCTATCCAGTGGCTATTCGTCTTCCTCTCTATATTTTCTTTGGGGCCACAGTGGTGATAACAGTGATGGGTAACCTGCTGGTCATCATCACTGTGGCTCATTTCAAACAGCTCCACACTCCAACCAATTATCTCATCCAGTCGCTGGCAATGGCCGACTTGCTTGTGGGTGCTTTTTTGATGCCACCTTGCATGGTGCGGTCCGTGGAAACCTGCTGGTATTTGGGTCATTTTTATTGCAAGATTCACTCGAGCATTGATGTGATGCTTTGCAACGCATCCATTTTGAATCTGTCTTTCATTGCTATCGACAGATACTATGCTATAGGCCACCCTCTTGGCTACCAAACCACCATCACTCCCTCCGTGACCGCGATCATGATCTTTATCAGCTGGAGCGTCCCTGCCCTAGTTGGATTCGGGATGATTTTCCTCGAGCTCAACATTATGGGCTTTGAGGAGTTTTACTACAACAATTTCTACTGTGAAGGAGCTTGCATTCTGTTTCAGGGTGGACTGTCTGGGGCTTTGTCTTCCATTCTATCATTTTACATTCCAGGAGTCATAATGCTCTGCATATATGCAAAGATTTACCTCATTGCGCAGAAACAAGCACGGTCAATTCAGGACAAACACAATATAAATGGAAGCTCTGGGAAAAATCCATCAGCTGCTTccaaaatggagagaaaggcaACCAGGACACTTGCCATTATTATGGGTGTGTTTTTGGCGCTCTGGCTGCCCTTTTTTGTTTGTAACATAATTGATCCATTTATTGGTTATTCAATACCACCGTTGGTATTTGACATGGTTGTCTGGATAGGTTATCTCAATTCAACCTGTAACCCTATTGTGTATGCCCTATTTTACAGCTGGTTTAGAAATGCGTTCAAAATGATCTTGTTTGGTAACGTTTTTCGGCAAAATTCGTCAAGTCTGAATTTGCTTTCCGAATGA
- the themis gene encoding protein THEMIS: MAMTLNEFTRSVDPGSLPRILQIQSGIYVQGSVYEMYGRECCFANGDLIKVTEIRITRFIAEGSNGIKVDLPLDYPGLFRILTDSQPYHSIQEISDSLQIGSHRRGQPVFYTAGDLKHPDGTVKKGASFRITGHGVDGGHECVDCELTQSEPKRCFTLRLSEQGKFYECDDSQFYTLKELAEWKMSKGRTRTVTKAKSTHLENAVLPDPLEDYKGELILTPVHEIEAIMKFRKDMVLIPATLDVEVVDVTEQHDSAVFAQPLSLMEVYKKPAEAFPVVAEVIASPVHVAEELSFISHSKQIVIHRAFEAKRVIASEIRRGKQRRFLVPITYKGRFKRHPREFPTAYDLGMAQSSTEQLHVVATRAFESDGFQGQSPVQVGDQFLIKKRASSSSSSSSISSSISSGGSENGVDKMSDALACFKFEGKNHEAVQIPMYHEGCFIEVVHDKQQYTIADICRRFPLPFNIKVSVRDLLVKEDILAGASGLQVEEELTDPHLLVSTLDLSECWEVPVSRTNVTVQLQQRWQGLASGAEPTGHAVVEEIGEDSYYTLRRYAAANLQPPPRPPKNFRPPTANSLRVKPPRPNKPNRASSPKSPHCNSPKPEGIVASDSFSKQRRNTIAVSSEKRPSITPTTPPSREKVATVKSKDIPQDSVVDAVDEDTHDYEYIDEEELDFIRKKFHEEAILRNTVKGKPNTF; encoded by the exons ATGGCGATGACCCTGAATGAGTTCACCCGCTCCGTAGATCCCGGATCTCTGCCCAGGATCCTGCAGATTCAATCAGGCATCTATGTCCAAG GGTCTGTGTATGAGATGTATGGGAGAGAGTGTTGCTTTGCAAATGGTGATCTCATCAAGGTCACTGAGATCAGGATCACTAGGTTCATTGCTGAAGGATCCAATGGCATTAAGGTTGACCTTCCCTTGGACTACCCAG GTCTTTTCAGGATATTGACTGACTCACAGCCATATCATAGCATTCAGGAGATCAGTGACTCGCTCCAAATCGGCTCTCACAGACGTGGCCAGCCTGTCTTCTACACGGCTGGTGACCTGAAGCACCCAGACGGAACGGTCAAAAAGGGAGCGAGTTTCCGAATCACGGGCCACGGGGTGGACGGGGGCCACGAGTGTGTGGACTGCGAGCTCACCCAGAGTGAGCCCAAGCGCTGTTTCACCCTCAGACTCTCTGAGCAAGGCAAGTTCTACGAGTGCGACGACAGCCAGTTCTACACTCTGAAGGAACTGGCTGAGTGGAAAATGTCCAAGGGGCGGACGAGGACTGTGACCAAAGCGAAGTCAACGCACCTGGAGAATGCTGTTTTACCAGACCCACTGGAGGACTACAAAGGAGAACTGATTCTCACTCCAGTACATGAAATAGAGGCTATAATGAAAT TTCGAAAGGATATGGTCCTAATCCCAGCCACCCTGGATGTGGAGGTCGTGGACGTAACAGAGCAACATGACTCTGCAGTTTTCGCGCAGCCCCTGTCTCTGATGGAAGTGTACAAAAAACCCGCGGAAGCGTTCCCTGTGGTGGCCGAGGTTATAGCGAGTCCGGTGCACGTTGCAGAGGAGTTATCCTTCATCTCCCACTCCAAGCAGATAGTGATCCACCGTGCCTTTGAGGCCAAGCGGGTTATAGCATCGGAAATACGTCGCGGCAAACAGAGGCGCTTCCTCGTACCCATAACTTACAAGGGCAGGTTCAAACGGCACCCTCGGGAGTTCCCCACTGCCTACGACCTAGGGATGGCGCAGAGCAGCACCGAGCAGCTCCACGTGGTGGCAACCAGGGCTTTCGAGTCCGACGGCTTCCAGGGCCAGTCCCCCGTGCAGGTCGGGGATCAGTTTCTGATCAAGAAGagagccagcagcagcagcagcagcagcagtatcaGCAGCAGTATCAGCAGCGGGGGCTCTGAGAACGGGGTGGACAAGATGTCTGACGCTCTGGCCTGCTTTAAGTTTGAGGGGAAGAACCACGAGGCCGTGCAGATCCCCATGTACCACGAGGGCTGCTTCATCGAGGTCGTGCACGACAAACAACAGTACACCATTGCTGACATCTGTCGTCGTTTCCCCCTGCCCTTCAACATCAAAGTGTCCGTGCGAGACCTCTTGGTGAAGGAGGACATTTTAGCTGGGGCTTCAGGgctgcaggtggaagaggagctCACTGACCCCCACCTACTGGTATCAACGCTAGACCTGTCTGAGTGCTGGGAGGTGCCGGTAAGCCGCACCAACGTGACAGTGCAGCTGCAACAGAGATGGCAGGGCCTGGCCAGCGGTGCCGAGCCCACCGGGCACGCTGTAGTGGAGGAGATCGGGGAGGACAGCTACTACACTCTCCGCAGGTACGCCGCAGCCAATCTCCAGCCCCCACCGCGGCCCCCCAAGAACTTCAGGCCGCCCACCGCTAACTCACTGAGGGTGAAGCCACCCAGACCAAACAAGCCAAACCGTGCCAGCTCCCCAAAG AGTCCACATTGTAATTCCCCCAAACCGGAGGGGATAGTGGCGTCTGACAGCTTTTCAAAGCAGAGGAGGAATACTATTGCAGTAAGCAGTGAGAAGAGGCCATCCATAACTCCTACCACTCCGCCCAGTAGAGAAAAAG TTGCCACAGTCAAAAGTAAGGATATTCCTCAAGATTCAGTAGTGGATGCTGTGGACGAGGACACTCATGACTATGAATACATTGACGAGGAGGAACTTGACTTCATTAGGAAAAAGTTCCATGAGGAAGCAATTCTACGCAACACTGTTAAAGGAAAGCCGAATACCTTTTAA
- the LOC105901146 gene encoding trace amine-associated receptor 1-like, with protein MAPRSTLNESEAPENIPLCYDSVNGSCPKFTYPIVIRVPLYVFLGTTVVITVIGNLLVIITVAHFKQLHTPTNYLIFSLAVADLLVGGIVMPPSVMRSVESCWYLGELFCKIHTSTSMMCCTASIINLTMISIDRYYAISQPLLYKSKITISVVVIMNSINWVVSSIFGFGVVFLEFNLLGIEELYNSVVCEGSCIFLHGLFSSSLSSVLSFYMPGIILACIYLNIFVVAQKQVRSIHLINMNMSGKPSLIKIERKATKTLAIIMGVFLSSWIPFFLVFTIDPHVGYGSPKIAYEILGWVGYLNSTVNPFVYAYFYRWFRQAFKIIVSGKIFKQDSSRTMLTLD; from the coding sequence ATGGCACCGAGAAGCACCCTGAACGAGTCAGAGGCTCCAGAGAACATTCCTCTCTGTTATGATTCTGTGAATGGCTCCTGTCCTAAGTTCACATATCCCATTGTTATTCGTGTTCCTCTATATGTTTTCCTTGGGACTACAGTGGTGATAACAGTGATTGGTAACCTGCTGGTCATCATCACTGTGGCTCATTTCAAACAGCTCCACACACCTACAAACTACCTTAttttctctctggctgtggCAGACCTGCTGGTGGGTGGCATTGTGATGCCCCCTAGTGTGATGCGATCTGTTGAATCATGCTGGTATTTGGGGGAATTATTCTGCAAAATTCACACAAGTACATCTATGATGTGTTGTACTGCATCAATTATAAATCTTACAATGATATCTATTGATCGCTACTATGCCATAAGTCAACCTCTACTGTATAAGTCAAAGATAACCATTTCAGTTGTAGTAATAATGAATTCCATTAACTGGGTTGTGTCATCTATATTTGGTTTTGGGGTGGTCTTTCTAGAGTTTAATCTTTTAGGTATTGAGGAGCTCTataacagtgttgtgtgtgaaggtagCTGCATTTTCTTACACGGTTTGTTTTCAAGTTCTTTGTCGTCTGTACTGTCTTTCTACATGCCAGGCATCATATTGGCCTGTATATATCttaacatttttgttgttgcacAGAAACAAGTAAGATCAATTCACTtgataaatatgaatatgagtgGGAAGCCATCATTGATTAAAATTGAAAGGAAGGCCACCAAAACCCTAGCCATTATTATGGGTGTCTTTTTATCATCATGGATCccattttttcttgtttttacgATTGATCCACACGTGGGTTACGGAAGTCCAAAAATAGCGTATGAAATACTTGGCTGGGTAGGTTACTTAAACTCTACAGTTAATCCGTTTGTATATGCCTACTTTTACAGGTGGTTTAGGCAAGCATTTAAAATCATTGTGTCCGGTAAAATATTTAAACAGGATTCATCAAGAACCATGCTGACTTTGGACTGA
- the leg1.1 gene encoding liver-enriched gene 1, tandem duplicate 1, which translates to MLFPTTCVALVLLAAVARAAVVTENGYPIMWEKAVAELKDMPTADGVVTINPWEYSQRMGMYRLLLSSTDQYMRSMGPSTNDSPLWGLPLQLGWKQKSGRLVDPTGASTCGQESADPMCISPKSWWACVNYYLSVIPFLAAVQTGVIGDGVTKITIQPAEGAEDYCTSYTDCSTKHADLMALWETFFQTMKTASESGATDSEKRDQILSTMWAAQQASLQQATTSCSERQQSYSGPEITFAQSWVNAADYVSAAYFLSNLEKSVQFMNPLPSRVLTATDSPPNIPDLTAEENHTLYIFSWMSSINRLLGGTLVRSWKSAMCSDLAREKGRALLDDLVLNPKFAVSGLLSILTEMATNC; encoded by the exons ATGCTGTTTCCCACGACATGCGTAGCTCTTGTCCTACTAGCCGCGGTGGCCCGGGCGGCAGTGGTCACTGAGAACGGTTACCCCATCATGTGGGAGAAGGCGGTGGCGGAGCTCAAAGACATGCCCACGGCGGACGGCGTGGTCACCATCAACCCCTGGGAATACTCGCAGCGGATGGGCATGTATCGGCTCCTGCTGAGCAGCACGGACCAGTACATGAGGTCCATGGGGCCCAGCACCAACGACAGCCCATTGTGGGGTCTGCCTCTGCAGCTCGGCTGGAAGCAGAAATCAG GTCGGTTGGTAGACCCAACTGGAGCTAGTACGTGTGGTCAAGAGAGTGCCGATCCAATGTGTATCTCTCCCAAAAGCTGGTGGGCAT GTGTGAACTactatctgtctgtcattcCGTTCCTGGCCGCCGTACAGACAGGTGTAATTGGAGACGGAGTCACTAAGATAACTATTCAGCCTGCAGAGGGCGCCGAAGATTACTGCACCAGCTATACAGACTGCTCTACAAAACACGCAGATTTGATGGCCCTATGGGAAACCTTCTTTcaa ACAATGAAAACTGCCAGTGAATCTGGAGCTACTGACTCTGAGAAAAGGGACCAGATTCTCAGCACCATGTGGGCCGCACAGCAAGCCTCTCTCCAGCAGGCCACCACCAGCTGCTCCGAGCG GCAGCAGTCCTACTCCGGGCCGGAGATTACCTTCGCTCAGTCCTGGGTGAATGCGGCCGACTACGTCAGTGCGGCGTACTTCCTGTCCAACTTGGAGAAGTCGGTGCAGTTCATGAACCCCCTGCCCAGCCGGGTGCTGACGGCGACTGACAGCCCTCCCAACATCCCGGACCTGACTGCCGAGGAAAACCACACTCTCTACATCTTCAGCTGGATGTCCAGCATCAACAGACTACTGG GAGGTACTCTGGTGCGATCGTGGAAGAGTGCCATGTGTTCTGATTTAGCTCGAGAGAAAGGTAGGGCCCTTCTGGACGATCTGGTCCTGAACCCTAAATTTGCAGTCTCTGGCCTCCTCTCCATCCTGACTGAAATGGCAACCAACTGCTGA